TGACTATATCACAACAGCAAGGGCAAAGGGACTGTCTGAAAGGGTTGTCATATATAAGCATGCACTTAGAAACGCACTCCTGCCTGTAATTACGATATTAGGTCTGGCCATTCCGGGTCTTATTGGCGGGAGCGTTATATTTGAGACAGTCTTTGCAATACCAGGCATGGGGCAGTTATTTTTTATGTCTGTAATGACGAGGGATTACCCGCTTATTATGGGAATTCTGACAATCGGGGCAGTGCTTACACTTGTGGGAAACCTGCTATCGGATATTGGATATGCTGTGGCGGATCCGAGGATTAGGGTAAGGTGAGGCAGTGAGCAATAAGCAGAAGTTAGAGGTAAGACGCAAGAAAATCCTGAAACAAGGATTTTAGAGTGAACTCGCATGAGCCGTAGGTTCACAAAGGGGAATTAAAACCCCACCCTCACCCTAACCCTCTCCCTGAGGGAGAGGGAGCTATGTTGATTCCCTCCCCTTCAAGGGGAGGGTTAGGGTGGGGATGGGGTTGATTTTCGGATGAAGAGTCTCTTCTGGAAACGATTTAAGAAGAACAGGCTGGCGGTTATCGGAGGGGTGATTGTTTTGTCGCTCTTTACAATTGCCATACTTGCGCCTGTTGTTTCACCTTATGACCCGGACTCTATTGATGTTAAGCATATACTTGAAGGCCCCGGCATCACACACCCATTCGGTACGGACGAATTAGGGAGGGACATTTTTACCAGGATTATCTGGGGGTCACGAATATCATTGTCTGTTGGATTTGTTGCAGTGGGCATCTCTACGATCATTGGAATTATACTGGGTGCAATCTCAGGATACTATAGGGGATGGACTGACAGGGTTATCATGCGGTTTGTTGATATTATGCTATCAATACCAACCTTCTTTCTGCTGCTTGCTGTGATTGCCTTTTTGGAACCTGGTATCTGGAACATTATGATCGTAATCGGCCTGACATCATGGATGGGTGTTGCAAGGCTTGTAAGGGCTGAGGTCTTATCAGTAAGGGAACGGGAATATGCACTGGCCGCAAGGGCAATCGGTGCCGGAGATTTCAGCATCATATTCAGGCACATCCTCCCGAACTCTATGGCGCCTGTACTTGTCTCAGCAGTGCTGGGTATTGCAGGTGCAATACTTGTAGAATCCGCCCTCAGCTTTCTCGGCATAGGCGTCCAGCCGCCGACAGCAAGCTGGGGAAACATCTTAACCACAGGCAAAGACAACATAGAGATCGCATGGTGGCTCTCCGTATTCCCCGGTCTCGCCATCCTTGTAACCGTCCTCGCCTATAATTTACTTGGCGAAGGTATTCGAGATGCGATTGATCCGAGGATGAAGGTGTGAGAGAGGCAGGTAGGTCGTCAACTGTTTCTATTTTACATCTGTTAAAATCAGGTTTTCTGTAGAAAGGTTAAACATGTCTTCCATATTGTATCTCTCAGTTGCCCCTATAATCTCAAGACCAATAACCTTTCTTTCTTCGTCAAGGTCAATATTTATTCCTTCTTCTATCTCTTTTGTATGGGAAACCTTTTTCTCCTGAATCCTGATATAAAGTGCATCAACCTCTCTGTCATATTCGATCTTCATACATCATCTCCTATTTATTCTTGTCTACGACTGTAACAACAGTTATCTTATCATTCTCCTCTTTGTAAGTCACTTTAAGCCACTTTTCACCAACATGTTTGAAAACATTCTTTCTGCCTTTTATAGAATCCGCTGTTTTCTCAGGATCAAGTATTGTATCTTTTACTTCATCCGAAAATACCTCCGGCGCGGTAAGAAAACCCCGCCTATCCATTTCCATGAGGATAGGCGGGACATTCCTGTCCCGCTGACTTTCATGGCCCTTTGTGAACCCTGGTTCATGTGAGTTCATCCTCAAATATTTCCCTCCACTTCATCTGCCTTTTTGCATGTCTGCTAAAGTATATTTCCATTTTTTTATCCATTAGGGGTAAAAAGGAAGAGTAGATTAGTCTACGATAAATTTAATGCCGGATGTAATGAGGGGGAAGTAGTTGATGATTATCCCCCTTCACTTTTCAGTCTTATACGACCTATTTCTTAACCGGTGCTGCTGGTGTAGCAGGCACTGCCGGTGCCGGCTGTTGAACTGGTGCAACTGGCTGAACCCCAGGTGCTGATGGTACAGTGGGAGCTCCCGGTATAACCGGTTGATTGGTTGTAATTGGAGGCATGTCCGGTTGTTTTGGTATGACTGAAGAAGAGCCGATTGTCCTTTTGCCGAAGAATGCAAGGGAAAAGGAGGTTATGATAAAGATTATTGCTGCAACAGTTGTGAGCTTGCTTAAAAAACTCCCAGGGCCGCGGCTGCCGAATATGGTTTGTGAGGATGCGCCTCCGAATGATGCCCCCATCTCAGCCCCTTTGCCGGATTGAAGCAATACAACCCCTATTAAAAATAAACTTACTAATACATGAATGATTACGAGTAAAATTGTCATTATACTAACTTCTTCCTTTCTAATGAATTCCGATGCTCACCCCCACCCTCACCCTTCCCCGCCTTTTTAATTTGGGGGGGGAGGGGATAATGAGGCGATTAGTATCTCAAATATTAACTTGACTCCCAGTTACTATTTTTACAAATGAATCAACATTGAGGCTTGCGCCGCCTACAAGTGCGCCATCAATATCCGGCTCTTTCATTAATTTCGATACATTCTCCGGTGTTACACTTCCACCGTAGAGTATCCTTGCTCCCTCTGAAACGCCGCTGCCATAAGTCTCCCTGAGTATTGCCCTAATAAATCCGTGTACCTCCTCTGCCTGCTCAGGTGCTGCTGTCTTCCCTGTGCCGATTGCCCATATAGGTTCATAAGCAATCACGATGCTATATAAAGCCCCTTCGCTCAATCCGCTAAGTCCCCCTTCTATCTGAGACCTTATCACTTTAAAAGTCGCCTCTTGTTCCCTCTGTTGTAACGATTCACCAATACAAAACACAGGGGTCAGATTATAGTAAAGGGCAGCGTTTATCTTCTTATTAACGGTCTCATCCGTCTCTCCAAAATACTGCCGCCTTTCACTGTGGCCTATTATAACATATTTGCATCCTGTATCAACAAGCATTGCCGGTGATATTTCCCCTGTGTAAGCGCCTTTATCTGCATAGAAAATATTCTGTGCTGCAACAAATAAATATTCATCCCCTGCTATAGAATCCGACACCGCCTTCAATGCAGTATATGGAGGTGCTAACACTGTATCTACGCCATCCGCAATGTCAGCCTCTTTAAGCTTCTTCCTAAGGTCATTCACAAACTGCAATGCTTCCGGAATCGTCTTATTCATCTTCCAGTTAGCAATAATCAACGGCCTGCGATTATTTTTTTTCATTTCTTTCACCCGAAAATACCCTCCGGCGGGGTATGAAAACCCCGCCTATCCCTATCTATGAGGATAGGCGGGACATTCTTGTCCCGCTGATTTTATCCATGGCTCACCCCCACCCTATACCTCCCCCCTCAAGGGGGAGGGAATTTGCGAGAGTTATCTTCTTGCTTCTAACTTCTAACTTCTTCCTTCAACCTTCAGCCTTCTTCTACTCCTTCTCTTCCTTATCATCCAACGCCATAATCCCTTCCAGCGGCTTTCCCTCTAAAAGCTGTAACACTGCCCCGCCGCCTGTAGAGATAAAAGACATATTCTCTGATTCCCTTGCCTTGTCTACAGCATTTGCCGTATCACCACCGCCGACAATGGTCAGTGCATAAGACTCTGCAATTGCATGTGCCACTGCAAATGTACCACGGGAAAATGCATCAATTTCAAACACACCCATAGGCCCATTCCAGAGTATTGTCCTTGCATTGGTTATTGCCTCTGTAAATAGTTTCACGGATGCAGGTCCGATATCCAGTGCCATCCAGTCCTTTGGTATCTCCTGAGTCGGCACTATCATAGTCTCTGCACCAGGCTCCATACTTGGTGCAACCACACAGTCAACAGGTAAATAGAATTTGATGCCCTTTTCTCTTGCATAATTATAAATCTTGAGGGCTACGTCAATCATATCAGGCTCTACCAATGAATTACCGACCTCATATCCCATAGCCTTCAGGAATGTAAATGCCATTCCGCCGCCTATTACCACCTTATCAACCTTTTTCTCAAGATTCTCAATAATACCGAGTTTACCGGAGACCTTTGCACCGCCGAGTACAGATACAAAAGGCCGGACAGGATTCGCCATTACTCCTGAGATATACTCCATCTCTTTTGTAACAAGAAAACCTGCTACAGCAGGCCGGACATATTTGGCTATTCCACTAATGGATGCATGTGCCCTGTGACTTGTCCCAAAGGCGTCATTCACATATACATCAGCAAGGGCTGCTAATTTCCTTGCAAAAATATCATCATTCTTCTCCTCTTCAGGATAGAATCTCAGATTCTCAAGCAGTACAACATCCCCGGATTCCATGTTGTTTACAACCTTCTCTACCTCCGGCCCCACACAATCATCAAGAAACATAACATCCTTGTTCAACAGTCTCTGGAGCCTTTTAACAACTGTTGCCAATGTGAAGGCCGGGTTTCTCTTTCCCTTAGGCCTGCCGAGGTGTGATGCAAGGATTATCTTTGCCCCTTCATCTATTGCATAATTAATGGTGGGCAATGAAGACCTTATCCTCGTATCATCAGTAATATTCAGCTCAGAATTCAAAGGGACATTAAAATCCACCCTGATAAAAACACGCTTATTCTTTATATTTACATCCCTGATAGACAGTTTCTTTAACATATCACCTCACTATATTTAACCCCATCCCCACCCTAACCCTCCCCTTGAAGGGGAGGGAATAAACTTAGCACCCTAATCCCCTTGAAGGGGAGGGAATCTACATCGAAGCCCCCTCTCCCTCAGGGAGAGGGTCAGGGTGAGGGTGGGTTGCAATTTCTTGCTTCTGCCTTTAGTCTTTAGTCTAACACCTATTTTTTACTCATATATAATATCAGGTCCCTTATCCTTGAAGAATATCCCCACTCATTGTCATACCACGATATAACCTTTACCATACGCTTATCAATGACTGATGTTATGCTTCCATCTACAATGGAGGAATGAGGATTACCTTTAAAATCAATTGACACAAGAGGCTCGTCAGTATACTCAAGTATTCCTTTAAGTTTGCCTGATGCCGCACGCTTTAATGCTGAATTCACCTTTACCGCATCCGCATCTTTTTCCAACTCAAGCACAAGGTCTATCATAGAGACATTCGGTGTCGGTACCCTGACTGCCATACCATCAAGCTTCCCTTCCATCTCCGGCAGGACTAAAGAGATGGCCTTTGCCGCTCCGGTAGTTGTTGGAATTAGGGACACGGCTGCTGCCCTTGCACGGCGTAAATCCTTGTGAGGCAGATCGAGCAGGCGCTGGTCATTTGTGTATGAATGAACAGTAGTCATTAAACCATGCTTAATACCAAAATTGCTCAAAAGGACTTTTACAACAGGGGCAAGGCAATTTGTTGTGCATGAGGCATTTGATACTATGTTGTGCTTCTTTGCATTATACTTATTCTCATTCACGCCCATAACAATTGTAATGTCAGGGTCCTTTGCCGGTGCAGAAATAATCACCTTCTTTGCCCCGGCCTTGAGATGTTTTTCTGCATCCGGCCGTTTAGTAAACACACCTGTAGACTCAACAACAATATCTACCCCAAGGTCTCCCCACGGGATATTTACAGGGTCCCTCTCTGCATGTATCTTCAAATCCTTTCCATTTACAACAAGTGCATGTTCCTTTGCTTTCACATCTGCATCAAGTATCCCGAAGACTGAATCATATTTTAGTAAGTGGGCAAGCGTCTTTGAATCTGTCAAATCATTAACTGCAACTATCTCTATATCCAGATTATTAAAAGCTGTGCGGAAAAAATTTCTTCCGATCCTTCCAAACCCGTTAATGCCGATCTTTAAAGCCATTTTCAGACTCCTTTCATAATTAATAACAATAATTATCCTTATTTCATGGAAGATTATTCAAAGGTGTAAGATTGAATTACCTACTATAGGATAATACTTAATTAAGGCAGATTGATAATAGCAAATTACCATTATAAGTCAAGAATATTATCTCGTTTCGTATTTCTAACTTCTTGCTTCTTACTTCTTGCTTCTAACTTCTAACTTCTTGCTTCTTACTTCTTACCTTTCACCTATGCTTAACGTAGCATCTCAACAACTTATCCAAATCCACTTCGAAGGTACTGCAAGGAATGTGAATATCCCATCTCTCAAGCACCTCAGGATGCATCTCTCCGATTAAGCCGACAACCTCGTCCCCTGCATAAATCCAACCCATTCTGCCCTCGATAAAAGATTTGTGTGCATCTACCATTAAACCCATCCCCACCCTATCCCTCCCCTTGAAGGGGAGGGGACTTTCTTCAGGCTTAAGAGAGGAACCTCCTGCAACGAGCCTGTATTCAATCTGTAAATAATACATCAGTACCTCAAGCACAGAATGTATCTCAGAGAAATTTGCAGAAGGATGAGACAACATAACAGCACACTTCATTAAAGTATTGCTTGAAAGATTTTCAGATGGATATGTAATGGCTGCCTCGCCGGTCTCAAAGATTTTGTGAGGGAAAAAACTCTTTATGCTCTCTGCCTCGATGCGCATCAGAGAAGGTATGAGCCAGTGCCTCAGCACTGAATAATTCGCTGACATCACATTATCTACTTCCACAACCGGCCCATCTTCCATGCACATCTTATCTATAATATCTTCCCTTGATGTCAGTATATTTGAGATAATCTCCTGATACCCGGAACCGATAAGGTATCCCCTTACTATGTCAGTGAACATCTCAATCTCTGTCAGCCCGCCGACTGTCATTACAGACGGCATCACAGGAGTGAATGAATTGTATCCCCGGCTTATTGCAATATCCTCGCAGACATCTATCTGATGCATAATGTCATCTCTGTATGGCGGCGGGGTAACCACAAGAACATCAGATGAGCCTCGCAGCCCACCCCCACCCTGACCCTCCCCCGTCAAGGGGGAGGGAATTTTCGCTTGCCCCCCTCCCGTCAAGGGAGGGGGTGGCACTGTGATTCCTATTGATTTCCCCTCCCCCGGCGGGAGGGGATTAAGGGGAGGGGGTTCATCTATGTTTACCTTCACCTTATAGCCATATTCATTAAGCAGCTTAGCAATGTCATCAGTGCTGATGTCCTCACCGAGTGACTTCTGTATTGCTGCATGATTTAAACTAACACTCCCGCTGAAATCAAACGGTGTTACAACATCCTTCCCGAACTCAGTCTCGTAAGGATAAACTGTTTCCACTACTCCGATGTTTGCCCCCCTGTCATACAGGTTCACTGCGAGTATATTCAGGACAAGTGTTACAAGTCGCTGGTCAAGACCTGTAACCTCAACAAATAACTCAGTGTCCCCGGCCTTGACCTCGCCGACCTCCCTGCTGTTGATTATCGGGGGAAATGACAACACACTCCCTTTGCTGTCTGAAAGCAATGGATATGCAGAAAGCCCTTTCAGGATAACGCTGTAAGCCTGTCCCTTAGGGTGGTCTTCAAGTATCTGTTTAAGTGTCATCTTTTCTTCAAAACCGAGCGGGACAAAGACCGTTTCATCAGGAGATACCGGCTTATAATAAACAGGAAACTTCATTTTGGAAAGGTTGTATATACCTATTGAAATCCTCCTCCGCTTACTTCCGAATATCTCTGATACTTTCTCCTGCGTCTGGATCAACTGGACCAGCATCTCATCATCCACTGTAACACCTGTTGCAGTAAAACCGCCGACAAATGGCCTTATATCTTTCATACCTTCAGAAACTATTATCTGCAAGGGAAATGAAAATCCCCCCCCTTTGTTCACGGGGGGGGATGGGGGGGGTATTTTATCTGGCCGGGTTATTTTATCCGGCCGGGTTATTTTCTGATGCTGAAAGAACGAATAATCATTCCACTTCCCCTTTAGTTTCCCTTTTATCTGGCGTGCAATCCCTTCAGTACACCAAAGGTCAGGCCTGTTGCTGTCGCTCAACTCCACCCTCAGCTCATCAGCCGCAGGGTCGTATCCCTTAAATTCCCCTTTAACCAACTGAAGATGATGCTCTATATCATCCAAAGAAAAAGAAATCCCCGCAAGTCCCTCAAGGTCTTTCTTTTTAACACTTATAGTAGGCAACTTGTCTCCCCTTTATCTCTATGGTGAATAGTGAAGAGTAAATAGTGAATCGTGAATGGTAAATGGTAAATGGTAAATTGTTAAACAACTTAATTATATGTGATATCACCTATTCACTGTTCACCATTCACTATTCACTGCCTTTATCACAGCATGCACGTTCTCTTTGTCCTTATCATATCCAGATTGGCAGAGAAGAGGTCTCTTATGTCGTGTATTTCAAGTGCAACCATTGCCATCCTGTCGAGACCAAGCCCCCATGCAATAACAGGTACATCAACTCCGAGAGGGATTGTCACTTCAGGTCTGAATATGCCTGCACCGCCGAGTTCCATCCACCCGAGCTTGGGATGTTTTACATGCAGTTCAACTGACGGCTCTGTAAATGGGAAATAGGCCGGCAGGAAGTCAATCTCTTTTGCCTTTGCAACCTCAATAGCAAAGAGTTTAAGCAGGCCGAGCAGTGTACTGAAATTTATATCCTCTCCTATTACTATCCCTTCTATCTGAAAGAAGTCCTGTGCATGTGTGGCATCTACCTGCTCATATCTGAAACACCTCGCAATAGAGAAATACTTTCCGGGAATTTTCGGATTACTTGCAAGTGTCCTTGCTGAAACCGCTGTACCCTGACTGCGTAACATTAGACGCTTAGCCTTTTCAACATTAAACGAATATTTCCATCCCCTTGAACCGGTTCCGCCGCCTGAAAGGTGTGCCTCAGAGACGTTTGAGAGATAAGGCTCTTCAATGCTCTTTGAAGTCTTTGGATCTTTTAAATAGTAGGCATCATGTATATCCCTTGCGGGATGGAACTGCGGCATATAAAGGGCATCCATATTCCAGAACTCATTTTCAACAAGTCCGCCCCTCATCTCCTGAAATCCCATGGCAACAAGTTTATTCTTTACTGTGTCAAGGAACTCTTTATACGGATGCTTCCTGCCGGCCGCAACCCTCGGCGGAGGCAGAGAGATATTGTATTTCCTAAACGTCTTTCCTTTCCATGTACCATCTTTAAGCATCTCAGGCGTAAGCTGAGATATCTCTTCTTTTGGCTTTCCCCTCTTTATAACCTCAGAATGAACTTCCACCCCTGTGTCAGTCAGTGCATAAGTGCGTATCACTGTTTCATTTATGCGGAAGATACCCTTGGTCTTGCCCCTCTTCCTGTGAAGCCCTTCAATGACACGTTGCTCATTCTCAGGCAGTTCAGCAATATCCAC
This genomic window from Nitrospirota bacterium contains:
- a CDS encoding triose-phosphate isomerase, translated to MKKNNRRPLIIANWKMNKTIPEALQFVNDLRKKLKEADIADGVDTVLAPPYTALKAVSDSIAGDEYLFVAAQNIFYADKGAYTGEISPAMLVDTGCKYVIIGHSERRQYFGETDETVNKKINAALYYNLTPVFCIGESLQQREQEATFKVIRSQIEGGLSGLSEGALYSIVIAYEPIWAIGTGKTAAPEQAEEVHGFIRAILRETYGSGVSEGARILYGGSVTPENVSKLMKEPDIDGALVGGASLNVDSFVKIVTGSQVNI
- the gap gene encoding type I glyceraldehyde-3-phosphate dehydrogenase; translation: MALKIGINGFGRIGRNFFRTAFNNLDIEIVAVNDLTDSKTLAHLLKYDSVFGILDADVKAKEHALVVNGKDLKIHAERDPVNIPWGDLGVDIVVESTGVFTKRPDAEKHLKAGAKKVIISAPAKDPDITIVMGVNENKYNAKKHNIVSNASCTTNCLAPVVKVLLSNFGIKHGLMTTVHSYTNDQRLLDLPHKDLRRARAAAVSLIPTTTGAAKAISLVLPEMEGKLDGMAVRVPTPNVSMIDLVLELEKDADAVKVNSALKRAASGKLKGILEYTDEPLVSIDFKGNPHSSIVDGSITSVIDKRMVKVISWYDNEWGYSSRIRDLILYMSKK
- the secG gene encoding preprotein translocase subunit SecG, giving the protein MTILLVIIHVLVSLFLIGVVLLQSGKGAEMGASFGGASSQTIFGSRGPGSFLSKLTTVAAIIFIITSFSLAFFGKRTIGSSSVIPKQPDMPPITTNQPVIPGAPTVPSAPGVQPVAPVQQPAPAVPATPAAPVKK
- a CDS encoding phosphoglycerate kinase, giving the protein MLKKLSIRDVNIKNKRVFIRVDFNVPLNSELNITDDTRIRSSLPTINYAIDEGAKIILASHLGRPKGKRNPAFTLATVVKRLQRLLNKDVMFLDDCVGPEVEKVVNNMESGDVVLLENLRFYPEEEKNDDIFARKLAALADVYVNDAFGTSHRAHASISGIAKYVRPAVAGFLVTKEMEYISGVMANPVRPFVSVLGGAKVSGKLGIIENLEKKVDKVVIGGGMAFTFLKAMGYEVGNSLVEPDMIDVALKIYNYAREKGIKFYLPVDCVVAPSMEPGAETMIVPTQEIPKDWMALDIGPASVKLFTEAITNARTILWNGPMGVFEIDAFSRGTFAVAHAIAESYALTIVGGGDTANAVDKARESENMSFISTGGGAVLQLLEGKPLEGIMALDDKEEKE
- a CDS encoding phenylalanine--tRNA ligase subunit beta, whose protein sequence is MPTISVKKKDLEGLAGISFSLDDIEHHLQLVKGEFKGYDPAADELRVELSDSNRPDLWCTEGIARQIKGKLKGKWNDYSFFQHQKITRPDKITRPDKIPPPSPPVNKGGGFSFPLQIIVSEGMKDIRPFVGGFTATGVTVDDEMLVQLIQTQEKVSEIFGSKRRRISIGIYNLSKMKFPVYYKPVSPDETVFVPLGFEEKMTLKQILEDHPKGQAYSVILKGLSAYPLLSDSKGSVLSFPPIINSREVGEVKAGDTELFVEVTGLDQRLVTLVLNILAVNLYDRGANIGVVETVYPYETEFGKDVVTPFDFSGSVSLNHAAIQKSLGEDISTDDIAKLLNEYGYKVKVNIDEPPPLNPLPPGEGKSIGITVPPPPLTGGGQAKIPSPLTGEGQGGGGLRGSSDVLVVTPPPYRDDIMHQIDVCEDIAISRGYNSFTPVMPSVMTVGGLTEIEMFTDIVRGYLIGSGYQEIISNILTSREDIIDKMCMEDGPVVEVDNVMSANYSVLRHWLIPSLMRIEAESIKSFFPHKIFETGEAAITYPSENLSSNTLMKCAVMLSHPSANFSEIHSVLEVLMYYLQIEYRLVAGGSSLKPEESPLPFKGRDRVGMGLMVDAHKSFIEGRMGWIYAGDEVVGLIGEMHPEVLERWDIHIPCSTFEVDLDKLLRCYVKHR
- a CDS encoding DUF2283 domain-containing protein is translated as MKIEYDREVDALYIRIQEKKVSHTKEIEEGINIDLDEERKVIGLEIIGATERYNMEDMFNLSTENLILTDVK
- a CDS encoding phenylalanine--tRNA ligase subunit alpha translates to MEKVDITNIVESLHPLELKILFAFEAGKGIEDAGLIKEAAIEQSQKDMAIGWLLAKGVVKVTSEKTDRFVVLTETGENYKENRIPELRIYQAIKDNPEVTMAEIRGRSDLDPSEISSAVGALKDKGIIRIAAGGRFEINNQRDKNVPPIQNTYPDRRGFPTPPESSSGESLVSEFEAIQQLIVNVGIRGEVDIAELPENEQRVIEGLHRKRGKTKGIFRINETVIRTYALTDTGVEVHSEVIKRGKPKEEISQLTPEMLKDGTWKGKTFRKYNISLPPPRVAAGRKHPYKEFLDTVKNKLVAMGFQEMRGGLVENEFWNMDALYMPQFHPARDIHDAYYLKDPKTSKSIEEPYLSNVSEAHLSGGGTGSRGWKYSFNVEKAKRLMLRSQGTAVSARTLASNPKIPGKYFSIARCFRYEQVDATHAQDFFQIEGIVIGEDINFSTLLGLLKLFAIEVAKAKEIDFLPAYFPFTEPSVELHVKHPKLGWMELGGAGIFRPEVTIPLGVDVPVIAWGLGLDRMAMVALEIHDIRDLFSANLDMIRTKRTCML
- a CDS encoding ABC transporter permease yields the protein MKSLFWKRFKKNRLAVIGGVIVLSLFTIAILAPVVSPYDPDSIDVKHILEGPGITHPFGTDELGRDIFTRIIWGSRISLSVGFVAVGISTIIGIILGAISGYYRGWTDRVIMRFVDIMLSIPTFFLLLAVIAFLEPGIWNIMIVIGLTSWMGVARLVRAEVLSVREREYALAARAIGAGDFSIIFRHILPNSMAPVLVSAVLGIAGAILVESALSFLGIGVQPPTASWGNILTTGKDNIEIAWWLSVFPGLAILVTVLAYNLLGEGIRDAIDPRMKV